In Halarcobacter bivalviorum, a genomic segment contains:
- a CDS encoding VWA domain-containing protein, protein MQFLYPNVLFFMLIPIIILMFLITTNRDKFQKYFDKEALAKLSVKNKYMTKTTRNILFFIALILMTISLARPVFDEKEHKLTQETVSFVIALDVSKSMLATDIFPNRLTFGKKKILEIIDYAKQNSIAVILFAKSSFILSPITEDFNSLKILVNRLDTGLNFDNGSNIFSTLEVSKKLLKDYKDKNLILITDGGNNSTYEKEINFAKENKIKIYTLALATDTPTPIKLENGSFLTKEDGSIVTVKLNEDIKNLSLNTNGAFINFSTTNKDIKQLIDEINISSQKEKKESKNYKTYTELFYYPLALALFVLLIAFSSRPDFFRKSKNLVIIFLAIFLSNNQANAFEFDFKTIDKANKHYEKQEYEKASKEFQKVIKTPESHYNLANSLYKEKEYKKALMHYKNIVTSNQELEYKKLHNMGNSYVKLNDLENAKRVYEKALKIKEDKETKENLEEVLKAMKQNQQNNQQQQQNQNQDNEKQKERDKQKEESKNQKNNKENEQKQEKKNNNSNSEEKKIKQNEEISEAEEQKWLNKLDSKEVPVMLKKFDSKERSEETSTPW, encoded by the coding sequence TTGCAATTTTTATATCCAAATGTACTTTTTTTTATGTTAATTCCAATTATTATTTTAATGTTTTTGATTACCACAAATAGAGATAAGTTTCAAAAATATTTTGATAAAGAGGCATTGGCAAAACTATCTGTTAAAAATAAATATATGACTAAGACAACAAGAAATATTCTATTTTTTATAGCTTTAATTCTTATGACTATCTCTTTAGCAAGGCCTGTTTTTGATGAAAAAGAGCATAAACTTACTCAAGAAACCGTCTCTTTTGTAATTGCACTTGATGTTTCTAAATCAATGCTTGCTACAGATATTTTTCCTAATAGACTTACTTTTGGAAAGAAAAAAATTCTTGAAATAATTGATTATGCAAAACAAAACTCTATAGCTGTAATTTTATTTGCTAAATCCTCTTTTATCCTTTCCCCTATTACAGAGGATTTTAACTCTTTAAAAATACTTGTAAATAGACTTGATACTGGTTTAAACTTTGATAATGGTTCAAATATCTTTTCTACTTTGGAAGTTAGTAAAAAGCTATTAAAAGATTATAAAGACAAAAACTTAATCTTAATAACAGATGGAGGAAACAATTCTACTTATGAAAAAGAGATAAATTTTGCAAAAGAGAATAAAATAAAAATCTATACTCTTGCTCTTGCAACAGATACACCAACTCCTATCAAACTTGAAAATGGTAGTTTTCTTACAAAAGAGGATGGTTCTATTGTTACTGTGAAATTAAATGAAGATATAAAAAATTTAAGTCTAAATACAAATGGAGCATTTATTAACTTTTCAACAACTAATAAGGATATAAAACAGCTAATAGATGAAATAAATATCTCTTCTCAAAAAGAGAAAAAAGAATCAAAAAACTATAAAACATATACTGAATTATTCTATTATCCACTGGCTTTAGCTCTTTTTGTTTTATTAATTGCTTTTTCTTCAAGACCAGACTTTTTTAGAAAGAGTAAAAATCTTGTAATAATATTCTTAGCTATATTTCTATCAAACAATCAAGCAAACGCTTTTGAGTTTGATTTTAAGACTATAGATAAAGCAAATAAACATTATGAAAAACAAGAGTATGAAAAAGCTTCAAAAGAGTTCCAAAAAGTTATTAAAACACCTGAATCACACTACAACCTTGCAAACTCTTTATATAAAGAAAAAGAGTACAAAAAAGCTTTAATGCACTATAAAAACATAGTAACTTCAAATCAAGAACTAGAGTATAAAAAACTTCATAATATGGGTAATAGTTATGTTAAATTAAATGATTTAGAAAATGCAAAAAGAGTTTATGAAAAAGCTTTAAAAATAAAAGAGGACAAAGAGACAAAAGAGAATCTTGAAGAGGTTTTAAAAGCAATGAAACAAAACCAACAAAATAACCAACAGCAACAGCAAAATCAAAACCAAGATAACGAAAAACAAAAAGAGAGAGACAAACAAAAAGAAGAGTCTAAAAATCAAAAAAATAATAAAGAAAATGAACAAAAACAAGAAAAGAAAAATAATAACTCTAACTCAGAAGAAAAGAAGATAAAACAAAATGAAGAGATAAGTGAAGCCGAAGAACAAAAATGGCTAAATAAACTAGACTCAAAAGAGGTTCCAGTTATGCTTAAAAAGTTTGATTCCAAAGAGCGAAGTGAAGAGACTTCAACTCCTTGGTAG